One genomic window of Coffea eugenioides isolate CCC68of chromosome 1, Ceug_1.0, whole genome shotgun sequence includes the following:
- the LOC113748819 gene encoding xyloglucan glycosyltransferase 4, with product MAPSSVVVNIEKPGGNNGIALVEINDPNSPLLQDKQKVAGPKQFTWVLFLKAQRALGCIPWLVTGLLAMFVSVKKRIAHSDATDEDYKYRGRLYKFLKAFLAISVVALVIEIIAYFQKWNLSMIRPWEVHGAVQWCYVAWLSLRVDYAAPFLVMLSKFCIVLFMIQSLDRLVLCLGWFWIKFKKLMPVVEGEAYDIEDASSFPMVLVQIPMCNEKEVYEQSIAAVCQLDWPKDRLLIQVLDDSDDEIAQALIRTEVLSWKEKGVNIVYRHRFIRTGYKAGNLKSAMACDYVKDFEFVAIFDADFQPNPDFLKQTIPHFKGKPEVGLVQARWSFVNKDENLLTRLQNINLCFHFEVEQQVNGVFLNFFGFNGTAGVWRIKALEDSGGWLERTTVEDMDIAVRAHLQGWKFIYLDDVRVLCELPESYEAYRKQQHRWHSGPMQLFRLCLPAIITSKISIWKKANMIFLFFLLRKLILPFYSFTLFCIILPLTMFIPEAELPAWVICYVPIVLSILNILPAPKSFPFLMPYLLFENTMSVTKFNAMISGLFQLGSAYEWVVTKKTGRASESDLLALAEREAKSFNEEKIQRRLSESGLEMLGKLKEQGEKPVMKNKRNRIYRKELALAFLLLTASARSLLSAHGIHFYYLLFQGLSFLVVGLDLIGEQVS from the exons ATGGCCCCAAGCTCTGTGGTGGTCAATATTGAGAAGCCTGGTGGAAATAATGGAATAGCTCTGGTAGAAATCAATGATCCCAATTCACCTTTATTGCAGGACAAGCAGAAAGTTGCAGGTCCTAAGCAGTTTACATGGGTTCTGTTTCTCAAAGCACAGAGAGCTCTGGGATGTATTCCATGGTTAGTTACAGGTTTGTTGGCAATGTTTGTTTCAGTCAAGAAACGCATTGCGCATTCAGATGCAACAGATGAAGATTACAAGTATAGAGGGAGGTTGTATAAGTTTTTGAAGGCCTTTCTTGCAATATCAGTGGTGGCTTTGGTCATTGAGATTATTGCTTATTTTCAGAAATGGAATTTGAGTATGATTCGTCCTTGGGAGGTTCATGGTGCTGTGCAATGGTGTTATGTGGCCTGGCTGTCCTTAAGAGTTGATTATGCTGCTCCCTTCCTGGTAATGCTTTCCAAGTTCTGCATTGTACTTTTCATGATTCAGTCTTTGGATCGACTGGTGCTTTGCCTTGGATGGTTCTGGATTAAGTTCAAGAAGCTGATGCCAGTGGTAGAAGGAGAAGCATATGACATCGAGGATGCCTCAAGTTTCCCTATGGTTCTTGTACAGATTCCCATGTGCAATGAGAAGGAG GTCTACGAACAATCAATTGCAGCTGTCTGCCAGCTAGATTGGCCAAAGGATCGACTTTTGATTCAAGTCTTGGATGATTCTGATGATGAAATTGCACAGGCATTGATAAGAACCGAAGTGCTGTCGTGGAAAGAGAAAGGCGTTAACATAGTGTACAGGCATCGGTTCATTAGAACAGGTTACAAAGCTGGAAATCTCAAATCAGCAATGGCCTGTGACTATGTCAAAGACTTCGAGTTTGTTGCCATATTTGATGCTGATTTTCAACCCAATCCTGACTTCCTAAAGCAGACAATTCCTCATTTCAAG GGAAAACCAGAAGTAGGACTAGTCCAGGCTCGATGGTCCTTCGTGAACAAGGATGAGAATCTACTAACTAGACTCCAGAATATAAACTTATGCTTCCATTTTGAGGTGGAGCAACAAGTAAATGGTGTGTTTCTGAACTTCTTCGGATTCAATGGCACGGCTGGTGTCTGGAGGATCAAGGCCTTGGAAGACTCTGGAGGGTGGCTCGAAAGGACAACAGTGGAGGACATGGATATTGCAGTCCGGGCTCACTTGCAAGGCTGGAAATTCATATACCTTGATGATGTTAGGGTGCTCTGCGAGCTGCCTGAATCTTATGAAGCCTACAGAAAGCAACAGCATCGTTGGCATTCTGGCCCTATGCAGCTCTTTAGATTGTGCCTACCTGCCATCATAACTTCCAAG ATATCAATCTGGAAGAAAGCCAACATgattttcctcttctttctcCTGAGGAAATTGATACTTCCTTTCTACTCATTCACGTTATTCTGCATCATACTTCCATTAACTATGTTCATACCAGAGGCTGAGTTACCTGCTTGGGTTATATGCTACGTCCCCATCGTTCTGTCTATATTGAATATTCTTCCAGCACCAAAGTCTTTCCCATTTTTGATGCCTTACCTGCTGTTCGAGAACACAATGTCCGTGACAAAATTTAATGCAATGATCTCCGGCCTATTTCAGCTGGGAAGTGCCTATGAATGGGTAGTCACCAAGAAGACAGGCCGAGCATCAGAATCAGATTTATTAGCCCTCGCTGAGAGAGAAGCGAAATCTTTTAACGAAGAAAAGATTCAGAGAAGGCTTTCGGAATCAGGTCTTGAAATGCTCGGAAAGCTAAAGGAGCAAGGGGAGAAGCCGGTGATGAAGAACAAGAGGAACAGAATCTACAGGAAGGAACTTGCCCTTGCTTTTCTTTTACTCACAGCATCAGCAAGAAGCCTGCTGTCAGCACATGGAATTCATTTCTATTACTTGCTGTTTCAGGGCTTATCCTTCCTGGTGGTTGGCCTGGATTTAATTGGAGAACAAGTAAGCTAA